The Oleidesulfovibrio alaskensis DSM 16109 genome has a segment encoding these proteins:
- a CDS encoding PAS domain S-box protein translates to MTRTANHVFRHAPCQPATPRRAVCATAVFVLFLLVTVFWVSTACAQQDRRRNVLFLNSYHNGYSWSDKILEGVKDVFAAQDRYNIVLQVEYMDSKKFHYEDTVQTLFRLYRDKFRGKHFDVIISSDNISFNFLQQFRDTLFPGVPVIFSGLNDFHREGLSLKGYSGVTEEYDVAANLELAMRLHPQMKRMVVIGDTSVTGVAISNQIKKALPVVQDKLEVEFWYEYRLEDMLNKVRHQGPDTFFYFIPMYRDIDGQFYSAQELLEKVHANSDAPLYSNWEFLLGHGIVGGKLISGVRHGMVAARMAMQVLDGTPVDDIPIMSDPEAADSEAFIFDYNELRRLFITQEQLPAGARLINEPSRFYELNKQVFWTIIISMVLLSVILVVLVMNILEKRRVEQKIKDQLSFLRLLMDTIPLPIFTKDTTGSFLQCNKAFEDFFGVDHQSLLGLAGNPDNLAVRALTDPVDVDMLRRPSVEIYDKTIEGPDGLPRNIILHKATHNNARGEVVGLVGVVFDYTARRRAEDSLRAAEEKYRSIFEGSPLGIFRIRPRDSFIDLNPALARMAGFENPDQLVQTLPQDIDRLLEQMAATSSSSGDVIDFEHTFTRGDGTAITAHITLRVARDRNGDIVLLEGYAENVTQRKLAEQALSESQRMLQLVLDNIPQLVSWKDASLRYIGANRSFAQFFGIAELEDAIGRTDVEILPDEAQALRLREEDEEVIRSNTPRYRYKWSTTAADGKSVWLETNRVPLHDEQGHVVGLLTTAEDVTQKINLERQLLQSQKMEAIGTLAGGISHDFNNILTSIINSVELALSDVEAASITFNDLMRALKAAQRGSHLVKQILTFSRPSVEGFVTTDINEALNEAVGLIKASLPRNIEIRLAVPPRPSFIHADPTQIHQVIMNLCTNSFQALRETGGAMDINLEQEPVPEETAQELAISAGNYLKLTVSDNGPGIPQVILDKIFDPFFTTKGKTEGTGLGLAVVHGIVKAHRGAVRVSSDPFRRTAFEVWLPMLDAEGAPLPISDAGDLRGGDERILFVEDDDDQLHTIPRVLESLGFTVRALKSPSHAAQLLRENPSAYDLVITDFDMPETNGLELADEIGDIAPRVPVIMVSGRDVAAEGALAFPNIKAIVPKPYNRNILSETIRKVLG, encoded by the coding sequence ATGACCAGAACCGCAAACCATGTTTTCCGGCACGCACCATGCCAGCCGGCCACGCCGCGCCGTGCAGTCTGCGCAACGGCGGTGTTTGTGCTGTTCCTGCTTGTTACCGTATTCTGGGTCTCCACCGCCTGTGCCCAGCAGGACAGACGGCGCAACGTTCTTTTTCTCAATTCATACCACAACGGGTATTCGTGGTCGGACAAGATTCTGGAAGGGGTCAAGGATGTCTTTGCTGCGCAGGACAGATACAACATCGTGCTGCAGGTCGAATACATGGACTCGAAAAAGTTTCATTATGAAGACACCGTGCAGACCCTCTTCAGATTGTACCGCGATAAATTCCGCGGCAAGCATTTTGATGTCATAATATCTTCCGACAATATCTCATTCAACTTTCTGCAGCAGTTCCGCGACACGCTCTTTCCCGGGGTTCCCGTGATTTTCAGCGGACTGAACGACTTCCACCGCGAAGGGCTGTCTCTTAAAGGATATTCCGGCGTTACAGAAGAATACGACGTGGCCGCCAACCTTGAGCTGGCCATGCGGCTGCACCCGCAGATGAAACGCATGGTCGTCATCGGCGATACGTCGGTAACCGGCGTGGCCATCAGCAACCAGATCAAAAAAGCACTGCCCGTGGTGCAGGACAAGCTGGAAGTTGAATTCTGGTACGAGTACCGGCTGGAAGACATGCTGAACAAAGTGCGTCATCAGGGGCCGGACACATTTTTCTACTTCATCCCCATGTACCGCGACATCGACGGCCAGTTTTATTCCGCGCAGGAACTGCTGGAAAAAGTTCATGCCAATTCCGACGCGCCCCTTTATTCCAACTGGGAATTTCTGCTGGGCCACGGCATTGTGGGCGGCAAGCTGATTTCCGGCGTGCGCCACGGCATGGTGGCCGCGCGCATGGCCATGCAGGTGCTGGACGGCACACCGGTGGACGACATTCCCATCATGTCCGACCCCGAAGCCGCAGACAGCGAAGCATTTATCTTTGACTACAATGAGCTGCGCCGTCTGTTCATCACGCAGGAACAGCTGCCCGCAGGCGCACGTCTGATCAACGAGCCCAGCCGCTTCTACGAGCTGAACAAGCAGGTTTTCTGGACCATCATCATCTCCATGGTGCTGCTTTCCGTCATTCTGGTGGTGCTGGTGATGAACATACTGGAAAAGCGCCGTGTGGAGCAGAAAATCAAAGATCAGCTGTCTTTTCTGCGGCTGCTTATGGATACCATTCCCCTGCCCATCTTCACCAAGGACACCACGGGCAGTTTTCTGCAGTGCAACAAAGCGTTTGAAGACTTTTTCGGGGTGGACCACCAGAGCCTGCTGGGCCTTGCCGGCAATCCGGACAATCTGGCGGTACGCGCTCTGACCGATCCTGTGGACGTGGACATGCTGCGCAGACCCAGCGTGGAAATCTACGACAAGACCATCGAAGGCCCCGACGGCCTGCCGCGCAACATCATCCTGCACAAGGCGACGCACAACAACGCCCGCGGCGAAGTGGTGGGACTGGTGGGAGTGGTTTTTGACTACACGGCCCGGCGGCGTGCCGAAGACAGCCTGCGTGCCGCGGAAGAAAAATACCGTTCCATCTTTGAAGGCTCGCCGCTGGGTATTTTCCGCATCCGCCCCAGAGACAGCTTCATCGATCTCAACCCTGCGCTGGCGCGCATGGCCGGGTTTGAAAATCCGGACCAGCTTGTGCAGACCCTGCCGCAGGATATCGACCGGCTGCTGGAGCAGATGGCCGCCACAAGCTCATCTTCCGGCGATGTGATAGACTTTGAACACACGTTCACCAGAGGCGACGGCACAGCCATAACCGCCCACATAACCCTGCGTGTGGCACGCGACCGCAACGGCGATATCGTGCTGCTGGAAGGATACGCCGAAAACGTCACCCAGCGGAAACTGGCGGAACAGGCCCTCAGCGAATCACAGCGCATGCTGCAGCTGGTGCTTGATAACATTCCCCAGCTGGTAAGCTGGAAAGACGCCTCGCTGCGGTACATCGGCGCAAACCGTTCCTTTGCCCAGTTTTTCGGCATTGCCGAACTGGAAGACGCCATAGGCCGCACCGACGTGGAAATTCTGCCCGATGAAGCGCAGGCGCTGCGTCTGCGTGAAGAGGACGAGGAAGTCATCCGCAGCAACACGCCCCGTTACCGCTATAAATGGTCCACCACGGCGGCCGACGGAAAAAGTGTATGGCTGGAAACCAACCGCGTGCCGCTGCATGACGAACAGGGCCATGTGGTGGGCCTGCTGACCACGGCGGAAGACGTAACCCAGAAGATAAATCTGGAACGCCAGCTGCTGCAGTCGCAGAAAATGGAAGCCATAGGTACGCTTGCAGGCGGCATATCCCATGACTTCAACAATATACTGACTTCGATCATCAACTCCGTTGAACTGGCACTGAGTGATGTCGAGGCGGCTTCCATCACATTCAACGACCTGATGCGTGCCCTGAAGGCCGCACAGCGCGGCAGCCATCTGGTCAAACAGATTCTCACGTTCAGCCGCCCGTCTGTGGAAGGTTTTGTGACCACCGACATCAACGAAGCCCTGAACGAAGCCGTGGGGCTGATCAAGGCATCACTGCCCCGCAACATAGAAATACGCCTCGCGGTACCGCCCCGCCCCTCGTTTATCCATGCCGACCCCACACAGATACATCAGGTTATCATGAATCTGTGCACCAACTCGTTTCAGGCATTGCGCGAAACAGGCGGCGCCATGGACATCAATCTGGAACAGGAACCGGTACCGGAAGAAACGGCGCAGGAACTGGCCATATCAGCGGGCAACTACCTCAAGCTTACTGTCAGCGACAACGGCCCCGGCATCCCGCAGGTAATTCTGGATAAAATTTTTGATCCGTTTTTCACCACCAAAGGCAAAACCGAAGGAACAGGTCTGGGACTGGCCGTGGTGCACGGCATTGTCAAAGCGCACCGCGGCGCTGTGCGCGTCAGCTCCGACCCCTTCCGGCGCACTGCATTCGAGGTCTGGCTGCCCATGCTTGACGCCGAAGGTGCCCCGCTGCCCATTTCCGACGCGGGAGACCTGCGCGGGGGCGATGAACGCATTCTGTTTGTGGAAGACGACGACGACCAGCTGCACACCATACCCCGTGTGCTCGAATCGCTGGGGTTCACCGTGCGCGCGCTGAAAAGCCCCTCGCATGCCGCACAGCTGCTGCGCGAAAATCCTTCGGCCTACGATCTGGTCATAACCGACTTTGACATGCCGGAAACCAACGGCCTTGAACTGGCGGACGAAATCGGCGATATTGCCCCCCGAGTTCCCGTCATCATGGTCTCCGGCCGCGACGTGGCCGCAGAAGGCGCGCTGGCATTTCCCAACATCAAAGCCATTGTTCCCAAGCCGTACAACCGCAACATCCTTTCCGAAACCATCCGCAAGGTTCTCGGGTAA
- a CDS encoding HDOD domain-containing protein produces MNETTHSLEYEAFIEEARHVVEARFGHTGTTGEVPRLLLRHGTVRMARDMARGIRPCQVKMPDVSGLQYGDFAPLDPLALLRDEVKLPSLPAVVAELRDVLSSPNSSAADVARVISRDAGLSAFLLRMVNSAFYSFPSRIDTVSRAVALVGRQQLSTLALGVMVIGAMRDLPVAHLDLSLFWQHSIACAVVAGQLAEAAGMEEPERFFVAGLLHDIGRLAVFSLLPDRAAAILSMCSDYGMPAQDAELRVLGFDHATLGGMLLRKWNFPMSLVFSTLHHHVPERSVRHVEPAVVHVADVVVKGLGIGVSGMHQLPGFKEDAWQRLGVSVAVLEQLIDGLEERLRDTSSLLLE; encoded by the coding sequence GTGAACGAAACCACACACTCTCTGGAATATGAGGCTTTTATCGAGGAAGCGCGTCATGTGGTGGAGGCCCGTTTCGGCCACACGGGGACAACCGGCGAGGTGCCCCGTCTGCTGCTGCGTCACGGCACGGTGCGCATGGCCAGAGACATGGCCCGCGGAATACGTCCCTGTCAGGTGAAGATGCCTGATGTTTCCGGCCTGCAGTACGGCGATTTTGCCCCGCTGGACCCGCTGGCGCTGCTGCGTGACGAGGTTAAACTGCCGTCGCTGCCGGCGGTGGTTGCCGAACTGCGCGATGTGCTTTCCAGCCCGAACAGTTCCGCGGCTGACGTGGCGCGGGTGATCAGCCGCGATGCGGGGCTGTCGGCATTTCTGCTGCGCATGGTCAACAGCGCTTTTTACAGCTTTCCTTCGCGTATAGACACGGTATCGCGTGCCGTGGCGCTGGTGGGGCGGCAGCAGCTGTCAACACTGGCGCTGGGTGTCATGGTCATAGGGGCCATGCGCGATCTGCCCGTGGCGCATCTTGATCTGTCGCTTTTCTGGCAGCACAGCATCGCCTGTGCCGTGGTGGCCGGCCAGCTGGCAGAGGCTGCGGGCATGGAGGAGCCGGAACGCTTTTTTGTGGCCGGTCTGCTGCACGATATAGGCAGACTTGCGGTGTTCAGCCTGTTACCCGACCGTGCGGCGGCCATTCTTTCCATGTGCAGCGATTACGGTATGCCGGCGCAGGACGCCGAACTGCGGGTGCTGGGTTTTGACCATGCCACGCTGGGAGGCATGTTGCTGCGCAAGTGGAATTTTCCCATGTCGCTGGTTTTTTCCACCCTGCATCATCATGTGCCGGAACGGAGTGTCCGCCATGTGGAGCCTGCGGTGGTTCATGTGGCGGATGTGGTGGTGAAGGGACTGGGCATAGGTGTAAGCGGCATGCACCAGCTGCCGGGATTCAAGGAAGATGCATGGCAGCGTCTGGGGGTCTCTGTGGCGGTGCTGGAACAGCTTATTGACGGGCTGGAAGAGCGTCTGCGCGATACTTCGTCGCTGCTGCTCGAATAG
- a CDS encoding YbhB/YbcL family Raf kinase inhibitor-like protein gives MKLKSPIFEQGELLPAANPQHGGESPPLAWEDVPEGTASFVLLCDDPDADGGTATLWMLYNLPADLRSLEAGIADDFAPLKGAAHGINTRGNCRYDAPQPSCHPRRVYYRLYALDSRLSLKAGIARGQLVRAMEGHIISEACLTTVVGSAHTA, from the coding sequence ATGAAACTGAAAAGTCCCATATTCGAACAAGGTGAACTGCTGCCCGCGGCCAACCCGCAACACGGCGGAGAATCACCGCCTCTTGCGTGGGAAGATGTGCCGGAAGGCACGGCATCTTTTGTGCTGCTGTGCGACGACCCCGATGCCGACGGCGGCACGGCCACGCTGTGGATGCTGTATAATCTGCCCGCAGACCTGCGGTCGCTTGAGGCCGGCATCGCCGACGATTTTGCCCCGCTCAAAGGGGCCGCTCACGGTATCAACACCAGAGGCAACTGTAGATACGATGCCCCGCAGCCATCCTGTCATCCCAGACGGGTATACTACAGGCTGTATGCGCTTGACAGCCGCCTTTCGCTGAAGGCGGGCATTGCGCGGGGGCAGCTGGTACGCGCCATGGAAGGCCATATTATTTCCGAAGCGTGTCTGACAACCGTGGTCGGCAGCGCCCATACCGCATAA
- a CDS encoding molybdopterin biosynthesis protein, which translates to MSSFKRNVYLKTVPIPQAVETVRGALDRESLVRTQRVASHEAAGRVTAEAVYARFSSPTFHSAAMDGFAVRADDTFAAREDAAVTLQVQTARTEGPLQAGHAVAVNTGHPLPEGADAVIMIENVVAALPDSTAPQSISIEAPAFPWQHVRRIGEDIVATELLFPQGHTLTAYDVGTLLSGGIWEVRVYERIRVRIIPTGDEVLDFTARPEPGPGQVIESNSQVLATLARGLGCEVERVAPVPDVPEVIRQAVTASLDDNVHLTVICAGSSAGSKDYTRATIAALGEVLVHGIAAMPGKPSLLGLCKGRLVAGAPGYPVSSVICFEELLAPLIAWLGRGEAPRRESVTVEMTRKVPSKLGVEEFLRLSVGRVGHKYMATPLGRGAGCITTLSRAQAVTRIPANAEGLEQGQSVPAELMVSRTALERTLVCVGSHDNTLDALADELMGLDTPCRLASSHVGSMGGIMAVKNGSCHMAGVHLFDPDSGDYNMPFIRKYLPETPAVLINLAIRHQGFIVPAGNPHNIRGIEDVARQGLRFINRQRGAGTRILFDWHLKQCGLQSDAIRGYGKEEYTHMAVAANVLTGSADCGLGIRAAAKALGLDFVPLARERYDLLIPEQFMEDPRVMAVMQLLGSPAFLARIEALGGYETTLTGQVMQAGTALGEHGR; encoded by the coding sequence ATGTCTTCCTTCAAGCGCAATGTCTACCTGAAGACAGTTCCCATACCGCAGGCTGTGGAAACCGTACGCGGGGCGCTCGACCGCGAATCGCTCGTACGCACACAGCGCGTCGCCTCGCACGAGGCCGCGGGCAGGGTGACTGCCGAAGCCGTGTACGCCCGTTTTTCCTCCCCCACATTTCACAGCGCAGCCATGGACGGTTTTGCCGTGCGCGCCGACGACACCTTTGCCGCGCGCGAAGATGCGGCGGTGACGCTGCAGGTGCAGACCGCCCGGACCGAAGGGCCGCTGCAGGCCGGACACGCCGTGGCGGTCAACACGGGACACCCGCTGCCCGAAGGTGCCGATGCCGTTATCATGATTGAAAATGTGGTTGCCGCCCTGCCCGACAGCACCGCCCCGCAAAGCATCTCCATAGAAGCACCCGCCTTTCCGTGGCAGCATGTACGCCGCATCGGTGAAGACATCGTGGCGACGGAACTGCTTTTTCCGCAGGGGCACACCCTGACCGCATACGACGTGGGCACGCTGCTTTCCGGCGGCATATGGGAAGTACGGGTGTATGAACGCATCAGAGTCCGCATTATCCCCACCGGAGACGAAGTGCTGGACTTCACGGCACGTCCGGAACCCGGTCCCGGGCAGGTCATTGAAAGCAATTCACAGGTGCTGGCCACTCTGGCGCGCGGCCTGGGCTGCGAAGTGGAAAGGGTGGCACCGGTGCCCGACGTTCCCGAAGTCATCCGGCAGGCGGTTACCGCTTCGCTGGACGACAACGTGCACCTGACGGTCATCTGTGCCGGTTCGTCGGCAGGCAGCAAGGATTACACACGCGCCACCATTGCGGCACTGGGTGAAGTGCTGGTGCACGGCATAGCCGCCATGCCCGGCAAACCTTCACTGCTGGGGCTGTGCAAGGGACGGCTGGTGGCAGGTGCACCGGGCTATCCTGTAAGCTCGGTCATCTGTTTTGAAGAACTGCTCGCCCCGCTCATAGCCTGGCTGGGACGCGGCGAGGCACCCCGCCGCGAAAGCGTCACCGTGGAAATGACGCGCAAAGTCCCCTCCAAGCTGGGAGTGGAAGAATTTCTGCGCCTTTCCGTGGGACGCGTAGGACACAAATACATGGCCACTCCGCTGGGACGCGGGGCAGGCTGCATCACCACGCTGTCGCGGGCACAGGCCGTCACACGCATACCCGCCAACGCCGAAGGTCTCGAACAGGGGCAGTCCGTACCTGCCGAGCTTATGGTATCGCGCACGGCGCTGGAACGTACTCTGGTATGTGTGGGCAGCCACGACAACACGCTGGACGCGCTGGCCGATGAACTGATGGGACTGGACACCCCATGCCGTCTCGCCTCCAGCCATGTGGGCAGCATGGGCGGCATCATGGCGGTCAAAAACGGCTCGTGCCACATGGCCGGAGTGCATCTGTTCGACCCCGATTCGGGCGACTACAATATGCCGTTCATCCGCAAATACCTGCCGGAAACACCCGCCGTACTGATCAATCTTGCCATACGGCATCAGGGTTTCATCGTACCGGCGGGCAACCCCCACAACATCCGCGGCATAGAAGACGTGGCCCGGCAAGGGCTGCGCTTCATCAACAGACAGCGCGGCGCAGGTACCCGCATACTTTTTGACTGGCACCTGAAGCAATGCGGGCTGCAGTCCGATGCAATCCGCGGCTACGGCAAGGAAGAATACACCCACATGGCCGTGGCAGCCAATGTGCTGACCGGCAGTGCCGACTGCGGGCTGGGCATACGGGCCGCCGCCAAAGCGCTGGGGCTGGATTTTGTTCCGCTGGCGCGCGAACGCTACGACCTGCTTATCCCCGAACAGTTCATGGAAGACCCGCGCGTCATGGCCGTCATGCAGCTGCTGGGCTCGCCCGCTTTTCTGGCACGCATAGAAGCGCTGGGCGGATACGAGACAACACTCACCGGACAGGTCATGCAGGCCGGTACCGCACTGGGAGAACACGGCAGATGA